The following proteins come from a genomic window of Trifolium pratense cultivar HEN17-A07 linkage group LG4, ARS_RC_1.1, whole genome shotgun sequence:
- the LOC123924436 gene encoding TSL-kinase interacting protein 1: protein MQTEAEILTDLSTQLHSETVVSVQNEDPVVSTSLANVAVLPQQPAPKKPTRQWAAWTRQEEESFFTALRQVGKNFEKITSRVQSKNKDQVRHYYYRLVRRMNKLLGPELCLDAKNSKDTNAAMLRWWSLLEKYRFKASKLHLKPRRFKIFLEALEHQLLKDRKKNVRKRPLQGGNCQPPVLNTVSNQARASGNDTRAVKMILVESQNIIKLGPSKPPLKRNVSMGVNRNNAKGDSNNSKPTRQRKKSGMATAAAYRKWEKAAIAGVSLVADAAEHLERAATVKEVEHDQENPGENCSDPVDHVLPSLSTLPQNHSVDNNVQNIVKLKLQLFPIDELTRRALELDKHNPYLELTLSTRKKISSILEHLNRKWGNTSIAVGELMLFPYGVQKENLNTYQRWNQESTLSAADIYAAIGSPPLFRLRYGWFSNTEHGTLNMQAPVTSSCTVRQSKNGGDNMKDQVVNSASLPKPSTNNYSTERSVDCETSMNINGALTSTSTYLPNTRDGGIYQNTSTEEPCGPTAHISLHVKDVTNGAIARQLEDMDVLKSNSGSGLSAGEWADSLTNISVGDLLSGVSQDLNYNCMDPLIADNCRSAHQIPFTSDSFDAAIAAHISRHHDKMGQSTLVSPMSSIWDAEETRDAFSFKKDVIHHDDGPCLSLSASLDFDKKVPERSFENLNKLSLEKESLVDDVAQTDPMPMDNCESSADIKYHLAKDFNGLADMYWPDSLGPLDLEIPSNKYHSDDPILSDSGLNRLIANSLDAFQNCSFFGIDKKETPSTVEAQKTATLSDFKIGSGI, encoded by the exons ATGCAAACTGAGGCGGAAATCTTGACTGATTTGAGTACTCAACTTCATTCTGAGACCGTTGTTTCTGTTCAAAACGAGGATCCTGTTGTTTCAACATCTCTTGCAAATGTTGCCGTCTTGCCTCAGCAGCCAG CTCCAAAGAAACCAACACGACAATGGGCTGCTTGGACTCGTCAAGAAGAGGAAAGCTTCTTCACCGCATTACGACAAGTTGGGAAG AATTTTGAGAAAATCACTTCACGTGTACAAAGTAAAAACAAGGATCAG GTTAGGCATTATTACTATCGGCTTGTGAGACGGATGAACAAACTTCTCGGTCCAGAATTATGTCTGGATgccaaaaattcaaaagatACCAATGCTGCAATGCTTCGTTG GTGGTCTTTATTGGAAAAGTATAGATTTAAAGCTTCAAAGCTTCACCTAAAGCCCCGAcggtttaaaatatttttagaagCCTTG GAGCACCAACTTTTGAAGGACCGGAAGAAGAATGTAAGGAAGCGACCTTTGCAGGGTGGAAATTGTCAACCTCCTGTTCTTAACACTGTCTCAAATCAAGCCAGAGCATCAGGAAATGATACCCGTGCAGTTAAAATGATTCTTGTCGAGagtcaaaatattataaaactTGGACCTTCCAAACCACCATTGAAACGCAATGTGAGCATGGGTGTTAACCGTAATAATGCTAAGGGAGATTCAAATAACTCAAAACCTACGAGGCAGAGAAAGAAATCTG GTATGGCCACAGCAGCTGCATATAGAAAATGGGAGAAGGCTGCAATTGCTGGAGTCTCTTTAGTTGCAGATGCTGCTGAGCATTTGGAGCGAGCTGCTACTGTTAAAGAGGTTGAACATGACCAGGAGAATCCAG GGGAAAACTGTTCTGATCCTGTTGATCATGTCCTGCCCTCTTTATCCACACTTCCACAAAATCACTCTGTTGATAACAATGTGCAGAATATTGTGAAACTTAAGCTCCAATTATTCCCAATTGATGAACTCACTCGAAGAGCCTTGGAATTG GATAAACATAATCCATACTTGGAGCTTACACTTAGTACACGAAAGAAGATATCATCAATTTTAGAACATCTAAACCGTAAATGGGGCAATACAAGCATAGCAGTTGGAGAGTTGATGCTTTTTCCTTATGGTGTTCAAAAGGAAAATTTGAATACTTATCAAAGATGGAACCAGGAATCTACTCTTAGTGCGGCAGATATATATGCAGCGATAGGAAGTCCACCTTTATTCCGTTTGAG GTATGGTTGGTTCTCTAATACTGAGCACGGGACATTAAATATGCAAGCACCTGTAACATCCAGCTGCACGGTTAGACAATCCAAAAATGGTGGTGATAATATGAAGGATCAGGTTGTGAATTCGGCATCACTTCCTAAGCCATCAACTAATAATTACTCCACGGAGCGCTCTGTAGACTGTGAAACATCCATGAACATAAACGGTGCTCTTACCTCTACTTCAACCTATTTACCCAACACTAGAGATGGCGGTATCTACCAGAATACAAGCACCGAGGAACCTTGTGGACCTACAGCTCATATTTCATTGCATGTAAAAGATGTTACAAATGGAGCTATAGCTAGACAGTTGGAAGACATG GATGTGTTGAAATCAAACAGTGGATCGGGCCTGTCAGCTGGTGAGTGGGCTGACAGCCTTACCAACATTAGTGTGGGGGACCTACTTTCAGGAGTGTCCCAGGATCTCAATTATAATTGCATGGATCCTCTTATTGCTGATAATTGTCGCAGTGCTCATCAAATTCCTTTTACTAGTGATTCTTTTGATGCTGCTATTGCCGCTCACATATCTAGACACCACGACAAAATGGGACAATCAACTCTGGTATCTCCTATGTCGTCCATCTGGGATGCTGAAGAAACACGTGATGCTTTCTCATTTAAAAAGGATGTTATTCATCATGATGATGGTCCTTGTTTATCTCTCTCTGCTTCTTTAGATTTTGATAAAAAGGTTCCGGAAAGAAgctttgaaaatttgaataaG CTTTCACTTGAAAAAGAGAGCCTTGTGGATGATGTTGCTCAAACAGACCCTATGCCTATGGACAATTGTGAGTCCAGTGCAGATATCAAGTATCATTTAGCAAAGGATTTTAATGGGCTTGCAGATATGTATTGG CCGGATTCTTTGGGACCGCTGGATTTGGAAATACCATCTAATAAGTACCACAGCGATGATCCGATTTTAAGTGATAGTGGACTGAATCGCTTGATAGCCAATAGCCTGGATGCATTCCAGAATTGCTCCTTTTTTGGGATTGACAAGAAGGAAACACCATCAACAGTTGAGGCTCAAAAAACTGCCACTCTTTCAGATTTTAAAATTGGAAGTGGTATTTGA
- the LOC123924437 gene encoding phosphate transporter PHO1 homolog 1, giving the protein MVKFSKQFEGQLIPEWKEAFVDYWKLKKDLKKIQVLNNINTTPNNHQISLVVKSPFSLLTKFSLFCHQQRDHEPIQVHRKLVSSTSKGDMYETQLLDEFADTDATKEFFACLDQNLNKVNTFYRTKEKEFLDRGESLKKQMDILIELKSAFIEKKGKGKSSQLSKEEESISSFYNSEDDSVRSREQIEDLEKIEEDFTQSNEEEKSVNLKWEDGKLKTLSGHIVRSQGKNVRINIPLTTPSQTLSEISYLVMEDLFNQSSRKFNPEGGVLHLNKTRLHHAEKMIKKGFIELYKGLGYLNDYRNLNLLAFIKILKKFDKVTEKQILPIYLKVVESSYFNNSDKVVKLMDEVEELFVKNFAQDDHRKAMKYLRPIHPRKESHALPFFIGLFTGCFLALFCGYVLMAHLTGLYKRHQNSIYMETVFPVLSVFSLIFLHFFLYGCNIYAWRKTRINYRFIFEIVPTKELKYKDVFLICTMSMTSVVGVLLFHLTLLTKGYSYAQVQFLLGLLFLAFLLLLICPFNIIYRSSRYNFICVIRNIVWSPLYKVVMLDFFMADQLCSQVPMLRTLEFMACYYVTGSYKTQDYGYCMRVKLYRDLFYAVSFLPYYWRAMQCARRWFDEGETSHLINLGKYVSAMLAAGAKVAYEKDKSVGWLCVVVIMSSVATLYQLYWDFVKDWGLLQMNSKNPWLRNELVLRRKASYYFSMVLNITLRLAWLQTVLHSSFENVDYRVTSLFLAALEVIRRGLWNFFRLENEHLNNAGKFRAVKTVPLPFHEVEDEEED; this is encoded by the exons ATGGTTAAATTCTCTAAGCAATTTGAGGGACAACTTATTCCAGAATGGAAAGAAGCTTTTGTTGATTATTGGAAACTTAAGAAGGATCTTAAAAAAATCCAAGTTCTTAACAATATTAACACTACACCAAACAATCATCAAATTAGTTTAGTAGTGAAATCACCCTTTTCATTACTAACAAAGTTCTCTTTATTTTGCCATCAACAAAGAGACCATGAACCAAttcaa gTTCATAGGAAACTTGTTTCATCAACAAGTAAAGGTGATATGTATGAGACACAATTGCTAGATGAATTTGCTGACACTGATGCTACTAAAGAATTTTTTGCATGTTTAGACCAAAATCTCAATAAGGTAAATACATTCTATAGGACAAAGGAGAAAGAGTTTCTAGATAGAGGAGAGTCCTTGAAGAAACAAATGGATATTCTTATTGAGCTCAAATCTGCTTTCATTGAGAAGAAAGGTAAAGGGAAATCTTCTCAACTCTCCAAAGAGGAAGAATCTATCTCATCATTCTATAATAGTG AGGATGACTCTGTTAGGAGCAGAGAACAAATAGAGGATTTGGAGAAAATAGAAGAGGACTTTACTCAATCAAATGAAGAGGAGAAATCAGTAAATTTGAAATGGGAAGATGGTAAATTGAAGACATTATCTGGCCATATTGTTAGGTCCCAAGGAAAAAATGTGAGGATAAACATTCCTTTGACAACTCCATCACAAACCTTATCAGAAATTAGTTATCTTGTAATGGAAGATTTGTTCAACCAATCTTCAAGGAAATTTAATCCAGAAGGTGGTGTTCTTCATCTTAACAAAACAAGGTTACATCATGCAGAAAAGATGATCAAAAAGGGTTTCATTGAGCTCTATAAGGGCCTTGGATATTTGAATGATTATAG GAATTTGAACCTGCTTGCATTTATAAAGATTCTGAAGAAATTTGACAAG GTCACAGAAAAGCAAATTCTTCCAATCTATCTCAAAGTTGTTGAGAGTTCATATTTCAACAATTCAGACAAG GTGGTGAAGTTAATGGATGAAGTGGAGGAATTATTTGTCAAAAACTTTGCTCAAGATGATCATAGAAAGGCAATGAAATACCTTAGACCAATTCATCCTAGGAAAGAATCACATGCATTACCTTTCTTCATTG GACTATTTACTGGATGCTTTTTGGCACTTTTTTGTGGATATGTTTTAATGGCTCATCTTACTGGACTATACAAAAGACACCAAAATTCAATCTACATGGAAACTGTCTTCCCTGTGCTTAG TGTGTTTAGTCTCATATTTCTACATTTCTTCCTCTATGGCTGCAACATTTATGCATGGAGAAAGACTCGTATAAACTATAGATTTATTTTCGAGATAGTTCCAACAAAGGAACTAAAGTACAAAGATGTCTTCTTGATTTGTACAATGTCTATGACTTCTGTGGTTGGAGTCTTACTTTTTCATTTGACTCTACTCACAAAAGGGTATTCCTATGCACAAGTTCAATTCCTTCTTGGCCTACTTTTTCTG GCCTTCTTACTATTACTTATATGCCCTTTCAACATTATATATCGGTCAAGCCGGTACAACTTCATTTGTGTAATAAGGAACATAGTTTGGTCACCCCTTTACAAG GTTGTCATGCTGGACTTTTTTATGGCTGATCAACTTTGCAGTCAG gttCCAATGCTAAGGACCCTAGAGTTTATGGCATGTTACTATGTAACTGGGAGCTACAAGACTCAAGACTATGGATACTGCATGAGGGTAAAACTCTATAGAGATCTTTTTTATGCAGTGTCCTTTCTTCCATATTATTGGAGAGCAATGCAg TGTGCAAGGAGATGGTTTGATGAAGGGGAAACAAGTCACCTTATCAATCTAGGCAAATATGTTTCAGCTATGTTAGCTGCAGGTGCTAAAGTTGCTtatgaaaaagataaaagtGTTGGATGGTTATGTGTTGTTGTGATCATGTCAAGTGTAGCAACTTTGTATCAATTGTATTGGGACTTTGTAAAAGATTGGGGTTTGCTCCAAATGAACTCTAAGAATCCTTGGCTAAGGAATGAATTAGTGCTAAGAAGAAAAGCTAGTTACTACTTCTCCATG GTGTTAAATATTACTCTGAGGCTTGCTTGGTTGCAAACTGTCCTCCATTcaagttttgaaaatgttgactATAGAGTAACAAGCTTATTTCTAGCAGCACTTGAAGTTATTAGAAGAGGACTATGGAATTTCTTCAG ATTGGAGAATGAGCATCTAAATAATGCAGGCAAGTTTAGGGCAGTGAAGACAGTGCCTCTTCCTTTTCATGAagtggaagatgaagaagaagactaa